AGGCTCCTTCCAAGACACTCCATGAAATACCGCCGTCGGTTCCGCCGAGGACCGTTCCAGAGAATTGAGAACTTGCAAGCGCCACCAACGGCACTGGTCCCTGAGGCGAGACCGACACCACAGGATGAACCGTCACAGTGGTGGTCTGTGAGGTCTGGCCCGCGTTGTCTTGGGCGGTCAGTTGATATGTCGTCGTGGCAGTCGGAGTGACGAGTACTGAGTTGCCGCCCGCAATGAGAACACCATGGTCGATTGTAATTGTTGTTGCGCCTGACACCGACCAGCTCAAGAGCGAGCTGTCGCCCGCATTGATTGACGACGGCGATGCGGTGAACGAGCTGATGACGGGCCCCGTGCCTCCCGATGAGCCACTGGAGGCCGTCGATCCCGCCGAGCTACTGCTCATCGACGCTCCAGTGGTTCCCGAACCGGAGGTTCCGCCCGAGCTGGCCGCAGCTGATGCGCTCGTCGATTGCGAGCTCGATCCCGCACTACTCACGGAGCCCGTACTTCCTGTTCCCGAACCGGTTGCACCGGAAGAACTCGCTTCCCCTGTCGAGCTTCCGCTTGCCGCGCTGGCCTGGGTCGTGTTGCCCGAACCACTCGCCACGACGCAGACGCTCGGCGAGGTTTCGATGCCGCAGCGCGCGCCCGAGGGACAATCCGAGTCAGACTGGCACGACTTCTGGAAGCAGACCCCGCCACTGACGTCGAGCCGGCAGGTACTTGGAAACTTGCAATCCGAGTCGGTCTTGCAGCGCGGAGGGTCGCTCACACAGCCCGCGAGCAGGAGCAACGCCGCCAATGGGTACGGGCGCAACCTCATGAGTATCCCCTCGACAGGCGGCTGCGCCTTGCAGCCGTTCCGAGATGTCGACGCTATCCGGCGGTCGAGCACGTCTCAAGGCCGCGGCGTTGCTCACCCGCGCGCCATGAACTTCTCCGGCCCGGCCGCGAGCGCGCTCGACGCCCGCTCGCGTGCCGCGGCCACCGCGTCCTTGCCCTTGTGCATCTTCGTCGGCGAGACCGCGGGCAGCTCCGAGACCACGACGTGGACCGGCAGCCCGCGCGCTTCGGCCACCTCGACCTGAAGCTTGAAGTGATCGCGCCGCGCGATGGCCATGCCGATGTCGAGCCCTTGCGCATACGCGAACCAGCCGCCCAGTCGGTCGCGTCCGCGGCTCGGCAGGTAATGCACAAGAATCGCGTCGAGCTCGAGATCCTTCGCATCCGCGAGCGCGAGCACCGGTGCCTTGTCCACGAGGCCGCCGTCCCAGTAGAGCTGCCCGCCGATGTCCACGGCGCGGAAGAGTCCCGGATATGCGCACGTGGCGTGGATTCGCGGTGCGAGCGCACCTGTTCGAAAGATCTCCACTTCACTCGTGGTGAGGTTCGTCGCCGCGAGCGCCACCGGTACTTTGCAATCCTCGAGATTGCGAATTGGCAAATGCTGCTCGAGCAACTGTTGAAAGCGATTTCCGCGCAGAATTCCCGAGCC
This Deltaproteobacteria bacterium DNA region includes the following protein-coding sequences:
- a CDS encoding patatin-like phospholipase family protein, with the protein product MASLREFLEGKRFGLVMSAGFFGFYGHAGFYAGLRELGLSPAAYAGSSAGGLVAALAGAGMSPERIVELLFNLKRSDFWDPDPLGALWAAAKGGHAGSGILRGNRFQQLLEQHLPIRNLEDCKVPVALAATNLTTSEVEIFRTGALAPRIHATCAYPGLFRAVDIGGQLYWDGGLVDKAPVLALADAKDLELDAILVHYLPSRGRDRLGGWFAYAQGLDIGMAIARRDHFKLQVEVAEARGLPVHVVVSELPAVSPTKMHKGKDAVAAARERASSALAAGPEKFMARG